CCATGCCGCCGCCGGCCACATAGATGCCGTTCAGGTCCGGATGCCGGTCAAGCAGATCGAGCGTTGCTTCATAAGTCAGTTGCCGTGTTTCCAGGTTCACGAGCGTATCAAGGACAGAAAACCCGGCCCCCGCCTCTCTCACGAAAGAGCGGAAGCCCACCTCCCGCAAATCGTGCCCATGCCAACGGTTGCCGCCAACGAATATCGCGAGTTTCCCCGGTACGTGCACAGTTTTCGTGATCAGCCAGGCCGCCAGACGTCCGACTTTCATGTTGTTCAAGCCGACGTAGTTTTTTCGAATGCCTTGCGCGAAGTCGTTCAGCAGAGAAAAAACTGGGACGTTTCTATCTTTAAGACCCTGAACGACCCGGTCGAGTTTCTGGTCGTTCACGGCCGCACCGGCAATGGCATCACAGGTTTCGCCGAGCTCAGTCAAGAGATCTGCAAATTCTGCCGGGGACTGGGATGACGAGAAGCGGATAGCGGCCTTGCCGCGGATGTCGGTGCGCGCCTCGACTGCACGCTCAATCTCCTGGGCGAAGTTGCGATAGAATTCCTGCGACTGTTTCAGAAGAACGAATCCCAGGTTCACCTCGGGTACGGACTGATCGAGCCGATCCCGAAACGTTCCCATACCGTGATACCCGACGCGCTGTGCTGCGTCTGCGATTTTCTTCAAGGTTTCCGATCTGACAGTCGCACGACCGTTGATCGCCCGATCTACCGTCGTCACGCTGACGCCTGCTTCGCGTGCGACATCTTTGATCGTTGCTCTGTTCGCCAAGTGTATTCTCCAATTGACGATTTATCGTCAGCAAGACTATTTTCCGCGGTTGCCTTTGACAATCATTGCTTCAGCTCCTTCACTCGGAACTGGCAGAAACGCTTCCGACCAAGATTTTCGACGACCGCGACTGTGAGACGCATCGGCGCAAGAAACCTGCCAGGCGTATGGATGATGTAGGCAAACCGGGTTCAGCCTCAACCAACCGAGGGC
This window of the Defluviimonas aquaemixtae genome carries:
- a CDS encoding LacI family DNA-binding transcriptional regulator, giving the protein MANRATIKDVAREAGVSVTTVDRAINGRATVRSETLKKIADAAQRVGYHGMGTFRDRLDQSVPEVNLGFVLLKQSQEFYRNFAQEIERAVEARTDIRGKAAIRFSSSQSPAEFADLLTELGETCDAIAGAAVNDQKLDRVVQGLKDRNVPVFSLLNDFAQGIRKNYVGLNNMKVGRLAAWLITKTVHVPGKLAIFVGGNRWHGHDLREVGFRSFVREAGAGFSVLDTLVNLETRQLTYEATLDLLDRHPDLNGIYVAGGGMEGAIAALRERHSEPKVALIVNELTADSRAALIDGYAIMAIATPLPELCKDLVDMMIAAIGQANDGVSGQYFLEPRLYLPEIL